In Brevinematia bacterium, the DNA window ACTGCTTCCACAAAGTCAAGAGGTGAAGTCAGAGGAGGTGGTAGAAAACCTTGGAGGCAGAAAGGCACGGGTAGAGCAAGACACGGATCAATCAGATCTCCCATTTGGGTTGGTGGTGGAATCGCTCATGGTCCTAAACCAAGAGATTACTCCCTAGACCTTCCTAAAAAAATGAAAAGAAAAGCATTCTTCACAGTCCTATCAGCAAAAGTCAGGAACAATGAACTGATAGTAGTTGAAGATTTCTCTCTCAACACTGTGAAAACTAAAGAATTCCTAAAAACCTTCAGTAGCATTCTCTCAATGATAACTAGAGGATATGGCGTGCTAGTTCTACCAACATACGATAGAAACATAATCCTATCAGCAAGAAACTTACCTACACTGAAAACACTTCTCTACAACAACTTAAACATCAAGGACCTTTTCTATTCCTCCAAAGTA includes these proteins:
- the rplD gene encoding 50S ribosomal protein L4, with protein sequence MKLEVLGLDGKVKKSIEVEDRIFGLEYNNDLVYKALVTELANARQGTASTKSRGEVRGGGRKPWRQKGTGRARHGSIRSPIWVGGGIAHGPKPRDYSLDLPKKMKRKAFFTVLSAKVRNNELIVVEDFSLNTVKTKEFLKTFSSILSMITRGYGVLVLPTYDRNIILSARNLPTLKTLLYNNLNIKDLFYSSKVIFLETSIKKYQELYSKS